A DNA window from Stenotrophomonas indicatrix contains the following coding sequences:
- the oleD gene encoding 2-alkyl-3-oxoalkanoate reductase, protein MKILVTGGGGFLGQALCRGLVERGHQVLAFNRSHYPQLQALGVGQIRGDLADPQAVLHAVAGVDAVFHNGAKAGAWGSYDSYHQANVVGTDNVIAACRAHGIGRLVYTSTPSVTHRATHPVEGLGADEVPYGEDFQAPYAATKAIAEQRVLAANDASLATVALRPRLIWGPGDQQLVPRLADRARAGRLRLVGDGNNKVDTTYIDNAALAHFLAFEALAPGAACAGKAYFISNGEPLPMRELVNKLLQAVGAPTVDKAISFKTAYRIGAICERLWPLLRLRGEPPLTRFLAEQLCTPHWYSMEPARRDFGYVPQVSIEEGLRRLKAAS, encoded by the coding sequence ATGAAGATCCTGGTCACCGGTGGTGGTGGTTTCCTTGGCCAGGCGCTGTGCCGTGGCCTGGTCGAACGTGGCCACCAGGTGCTGGCGTTCAACCGCAGCCACTACCCGCAACTGCAGGCGCTGGGCGTGGGCCAGATCCGCGGTGACCTGGCCGATCCGCAGGCGGTGCTGCATGCGGTGGCCGGCGTCGATGCGGTGTTCCACAACGGTGCCAAGGCGGGTGCGTGGGGCAGCTACGACAGCTACCACCAGGCCAACGTGGTCGGTACCGACAACGTCATCGCCGCCTGCCGTGCGCATGGCATCGGCAGGCTGGTCTATACCTCCACGCCCAGCGTGACTCACCGTGCCACGCACCCGGTGGAAGGACTGGGTGCGGACGAAGTGCCGTATGGCGAGGATTTCCAGGCGCCCTACGCGGCGACCAAGGCGATTGCCGAACAGCGCGTTCTGGCGGCCAATGACGCGAGCCTGGCAACCGTGGCGTTGCGTCCGCGGTTGATCTGGGGCCCGGGCGACCAGCAGCTGGTGCCACGCTTGGCCGATCGTGCACGTGCTGGCCGTTTGCGCCTGGTGGGCGACGGCAACAACAAGGTCGATACCACGTACATCGACAACGCCGCGCTGGCGCATTTCCTCGCCTTCGAGGCGCTGGCACCGGGTGCGGCCTGCGCCGGCAAGGCGTACTTCATTTCAAATGGCGAACCGCTGCCGATGCGCGAGCTGGTCAACAAGCTGCTGCAGGCGGTGGGCGCTCCAACCGTGGACAAGGCGATCAGCTTCAAGACGGCGTATCGGATCGGCGCGATCTGCGAGCGGCTGTGGCCGCTGCTGCGCCTGCGTGGCGAGCCGCCGCTGACGCGCTTCCTGGCCGAGCAGCTGTGCACGCCGCACTGGTACAGCATGGAGCCAGCGCGCCGTGATTTCGGCTACGTGCCGCAGGTCAGCATCGAAGAAGGGCTGCGACGGCTGAAGGCCGCATCATGA
- a CDS encoding DUF1328 domain-containing protein produces the protein MLHYAVIFFVIAIIAAVLGFSGIAGAASNIAWILFVVFLVLAVISMFRKRT, from the coding sequence ATGCTGCATTACGCCGTCATCTTCTTTGTCATCGCCATCATCGCCGCCGTGCTCGGCTTCTCCGGCATCGCCGGTGCCGCCAGCAACATCGCCTGGATCCTGTTCGTGGTTTTCCTGGTGCTGGCGGTGATCTCGATGTTCCGCAAGCGCACATGA
- the ddlA gene encoding D-alanine--D-alanine ligase yields MARTRVGIIFGGRSSEHEVSLQSAKNILDALDRERFEPVLIGIDKQGQWHLSQPDTFLLNAEDPARIALHPSGTALAVLPGAEQAQLQPTDAGSALGQIDVVLPIVHGPLGEDGALQGLLRMANLPFVGSPVLGSAVAMDKDVTKRLLRDADLQVAPWVCIRRHEADSVDVDALIAALGLPLFVKPANQGSSVGVSKVKDADGFAEALQTALRYDHKVLVESAVVGREIECAVLGNERPQASICGEVVLHDEFYAYDTKYINEDGAEVVVPAAIDAATQARIQDIALQAYQVLECAGMARVDVFLTADGRIVINEVNTLPGFTRISMYPKLWGASGVGYTALITRLIELAMERHDADRRLHSAVR; encoded by the coding sequence ATGGCACGGACACGGGTTGGCATCATCTTCGGTGGCAGGTCTTCCGAACACGAAGTTTCGCTGCAGTCGGCGAAGAACATTCTCGACGCGCTCGACCGCGAGCGCTTCGAACCGGTGCTGATCGGCATCGACAAGCAGGGCCAGTGGCACCTGAGCCAGCCGGACACCTTCCTGCTCAATGCCGAGGATCCGGCACGCATCGCCCTGCATCCTTCCGGTACCGCGCTGGCGGTTCTGCCCGGCGCCGAGCAGGCCCAGCTGCAGCCGACCGATGCGGGCAGCGCGCTGGGGCAGATCGATGTGGTGCTGCCGATCGTGCACGGTCCGCTGGGCGAGGACGGTGCGCTGCAGGGCCTGCTGCGCATGGCCAACCTGCCCTTCGTCGGCTCGCCGGTACTGGGTTCGGCGGTAGCCATGGACAAGGATGTAACCAAGCGCCTGCTGCGCGATGCCGACCTGCAGGTGGCGCCGTGGGTCTGCATCCGCCGCCATGAAGCCGATTCGGTCGATGTCGATGCCCTGATCGCGGCACTCGGCCTGCCGCTGTTCGTGAAGCCGGCCAACCAGGGCTCATCGGTGGGCGTGAGCAAGGTCAAGGACGCCGACGGTTTCGCCGAGGCATTGCAGACTGCGCTGCGCTACGACCACAAGGTTCTGGTGGAATCGGCCGTGGTCGGCCGCGAGATCGAATGCGCGGTGCTCGGCAACGAGCGGCCACAGGCCAGCATCTGTGGCGAGGTGGTGCTGCACGACGAGTTCTACGCCTACGACACCAAGTACATCAACGAAGATGGCGCCGAAGTGGTGGTGCCGGCCGCGATCGACGCGGCGACGCAGGCGCGTATCCAGGACATCGCGCTTCAGGCGTACCAGGTACTGGAATGCGCCGGCATGGCGCGCGTGGATGTGTTCCTGACCGCGGATGGTCGGATCGTCATCAACGAGGTCAACACGCTGCCCGGCTTCACCCGCATCAGCATGTATCCGAAGCTGTGGGGCGCCAGCGGCGTGGGCTACACGGCGCTGATCACGCGCCTGATCGAACTGGCGATGGAGCGGCACGACGCCGATCGCCGATTGCACAGCGCGGTGCGCTGA